The sequence ATGTGTGGTTAAAAATCAGTGATGGTTTTAGTAGGAAGGTCCTAAATAGCGTTGAAGACTCTTTTAAACACCCTCAAAAGTTTTCACAGAGATGTCCGAGTGTTCGGAAATATGGTTGACTAGTTTACTGTATAATGTGATGTTATATTTGATTGAGGTGAAGTTCTTGTATAAACTAACATCAGACAATTTGAATTGGAGTCATGTTACTATGATAGGCTATTAGCTATAAACATATAGACATCCAATTATCAACTACAGTTGAGGTGTATCAAATGCTGAGCTATTAATTATAATTAGATACAATAGGAAGGTCTTAATTAGTGTTAAAAACTCTCTTAATCTTCCTCAGAAAGCTCCCACAGAGATATGAGTGAGTTAGCGCATATCGTTGGTTTTTGTGGAATATGGACATACATTTGATTGAGCCGTTGTAGatgttgcatgttaatattcACGTTTTAAATGGATTTTAATTGAACCAATAGTTTCATAAAAGGAATATTTTCTTCTCCTGCTATTTCATTAATGTTAATATTCACGTTTTAAATGGAGTTTAATTGAACCAATACCTTGTCCAGTGTTTGTAAACTTCTCTACAACACAATCCTTGAAGGatcaatattttagtttcttGAATATTCATCTCTGAATTTGTTCACTGTCAAATTTATTTTGTATGCTAATCATCCTTATATCCTCGATTGTCATGGTAATTGGATATTCCTATGATGTTTTATCCTCGAAAAAGTAAACTATCCCTAAATCAGATCCGCACTGTAGGTAGCGGAACAACTTGGATTTAAATCATGCATGCAGTCATGTTTAGAGTATTTGGAAGCAGTACCATGGGTTGgagaggaagaagaggagaaagTTGTTTCTTCAGTCCGACGGCTGCAGAGTGAGGGAATTGGAGTGATCCCTGTGTTAAAGAGGGTGTCATCTGATATTTCTAAGCCTCACAAGGACACATTCTCGCACATCCTAGAGCTGGTGCTCAAAAGTAATGAAGAGAGAGGCCGCCGGGAAATGAAATCTGTTGTATTGAAGCTCCTCAGGGAAAATAACTGTCTTCCAAGTTCCTCCGACTCAGTTGACAgttataatgaaataatatatgGCTCGTGTAGAAGTTGCCTGGATTCAATGTTGATTCTGTTCAAACAAGCAGCTGAACCTGAGTTCAGTGGGAACTCTATTGATTCCAGAGATCCTGTAGTGAAGCAGATGGTTCTAGAGGCTGATAACCTCTCATGGATGCTTGAAATTTTAACTGACAGGCAAGCAGCAGATGAGTTTGCGGTGATGTGGGCTAGCCAGCAGGAACTGGCTTCTCTGCATACTAAGCTACCTATTGTGTCCCGCCACCACCTGAGCTGCATCACATCAAAGCTATTTGTAGGAATAGGAAAAGGGGAGCTTCTGCCATCAAAGGACACACGTAACCTCTTGTTACAGACCTGGTTACAGCCATTGATCAATGACTACAGCTGGTTGCAGCATGGATGCAGATCATTTGACCGTAAGGTAGTGGAGGAAGGAATTGGCAGGACAATCCTGACACTTCCTCTGGAGGAACAGCAGAGCATTTTACTTTCTTGGTTAGGCAGTTTCCTCAAGTCTGGTGATAATTGTCCAAATCTTCAAAGAGCATTTGAAGTCTGGTGGCGTCGGACTTTTGTCAGACCATATGCGGAGTCAGGAAATAGCCGCCCATTAAACCAAGTGATGACTCCAAAGGTAACGGAGCATTAGAAGTTCAACGTATCATGTAGAGGAAGCCGTTGAAGACCGATGTTTTGTCGGATTTAAGGAGGCTTCTGTAGTATGCAATCAAGGAAGCATGGGGGTGTAAACTCAATGGTCTTAATGGTGGCTTTGTCAAATCAAGGTATAAACTACTCATCCAGATAAGGTCGAACCGATTCCAAGAATTCCTATGTGAATCATGTAAATTTCGAGTATCATTTCAATTGTCCAATTTGGTGTGTTCGTGatttgcaacagataatgtaatACAAGTTGGTCTTGTGAACTTATAGTTGGATCAAATTTTCTGACAGGGCCATGGCTAATGTAACATAATGTTTTAGCTTCCATCCGCTTGTCACTCATGTAGAGATGAATCTGTTATAAAATTTTACAAGTGATATGCAAGTTATGTAATAGTATTTTTTATAAGTATTTGGGTTCTTATATAGTAGTGACAGTTCAAGAATATGAAATCTTGAGTTGAGCATTTTGAAGGAActgatatttatttatgaactatATTTGAGTAAATCTACATTGAGTTTTTATTTCTAAAAGTATGGGATTTCATGCAAAATGGGATCCTTTTTGTTAGTTGTGAGATAAGGTTAAACAAATAATGAACGAATTGATCGGCAGTGCAATTCGTTAAATTAGTGAGGATACTACCATATAAAAACCATTAACATTTCGATAATGGATGATGTAATACGTACTGCTTAATTCCCATTGGGTGCTAAAACCTATGTGCATTTTAAGGATGAGGGGCCAAAATTTATTCAAACCTATGTAATCGGTCTGTACAATTGGTTCATGTTTTAATGGGCTTGAATTAAAGTACTTTGGGCTGATTCGGATTATGCGCAAGTTCATGTGTGAAAAATCAGCAGCCCACAATAAATGCATTTGTTATGTTCAATCTTGACCCCATCAAAATGCAGTGTCTTTGACTCGTAAAAATGTGTATTTTTGATGTTGATGTAGCGATAACGCATTCAACCATTTTATTTGTGTCATATTTTTCTTATCATGATGTGTAAGTTTGGATGGGTAAAATTAAGGGGGTTAGATCATGATCCATTGTTTGTTAATTAGTCTCCTAATTATAATggaattgtaaaaaaaattgcaaaaggaaagaatcattctttttgaaacaaatggaATAATTCATTTGTTCTCAAGCAAACTTTGGGTAAGATTTGATAATAACTGGCAATTTGTTGATTCAATCTTGAAGTCATGGATCTTTTGATGGCCGGTAATTGTTTTTTGCCCTCCTTGTTAGTACCAACTCCGCTAGGTATAAGGATGGGGTCTCCTACAAGTCGCATTACTAATTAGTGACCTGATTTTGGAGCAATCGAGATATCTTTTTTAGAAAACCCTTCCTAATTCTAATCCGCTCAAATTCAATCCGACTCGTACCCTAATTTTAATGAGGGTCCTctttagtcagtcagttagcagaaGTGGATATtgattaaaaagaaatatataattaatGTGCACTAGGAGTAAGAGTGAATGAAGGTGGTCCTTGCTAATAATTACACCTATTGGTGGATTGAAATCATGAAAGTTATCACTCATTGATTGCTTTAGTAATGTTTGCATTCAGAGCCATAGTGGTCCTTTTATAACATGTAGCTAGCTGCTATACTACAAATTTAAGTAGCTATGTCTCTTGTCACTATCAATATGCATGTGTTGTCTTAGCTGATCAATCCTCAGTAAGTTTTTCACAACATGAGTGTTCTTTTAACTACAAAACACTTGCATGGTGAAAATGATCGATTCATCATTTTCTAATAGTAGCACTAGTCATTGATCCATAGGAATTCTAGGAAAATGACAGCATTTAATTTTCTCCTAGTTCGCAGTGGCGGATGTATAATATAAATTATGTCTTAATAATACAAGGAAATAAGACCGTCTATTGTACTTTTGCAATTTGAATGAAAGAAAATCATCTTTCAGGTATATTACGTGTAAAATAAAGATACTTTGTAAAAAGTTTTAtaactaaaagaaatttttttttataaacgaCTAGAAAGTAATTCTCCCGATTCAATGGTGAGAACTTAAAGATTGAGCTCGTCAAGTAATCAAAATTCTGAATTCGAACCTGCTAGCTCGTGGGCATATGTAGGCAAAATCAACCGTGCATCGATCATTTGAAAGTGACTatacaaaaattacataaaagaaaaCCAAAGGGCAACTGCCTAAATGGCCTCGTTTTAGCTCTTACTATTAGTGATTTGACCTATTCTAAGTTCTTACACATTGTTTACTACTATATAATTATCCCACGTATCTTGTGTAAGGACTTCCAAATATAGAAACTTATAATGATTTAAAACTATATTTCATCATTGTCACTTGTGAGTATGTTGCTAGATCAGccaataacaaaataaagaaggtGAAACCTACATTGCgggaattaagaaaaaataacagTGCAGTATATTAAAGCTTCCACTTTGCATGAGTTGGAGGAAGTTTCTGGAAGAGTCAAGATACTATTTCCACAGCTAGAATCCGTGACTTACTGCAAGGTTTAAAACTATCCGAAGCAAGACAGACCACAGGGGCGGGCCTACATTGTTTTTTGGGGTGCTCCGGCATCCAGTAAACTTGAGGCGGAATAGatataattacatagaaaatatataaaaataggtataaaagatataaaaacacCCACTAAAACAAAAAGTTGGCTGGATGTATTGGCATTTAGATTGATCTTAAGGTTCTCCATTGGAAGGGGCATCCCGGGTTCGAACCTCGTTGTGgcaactttttacttttttcagctttttaattttttcatcacccACAATTCTTAAATTTTGGATCCGCCACCGACAGACCACCTCAACCAACATTGAATGGCTTTTGTCTTTAGAGAAAATGATCGGAAAAAGCCAACCACTCACAAGGAGGAAGAAATTGAAGTAGGTTTATTTGTGATTGTCTAGGACTGGGTTAACTCTTAAAAAGCCCAAACATAACCTTGTGTCACATGATCCAAAACTCCTTTAGCCTAACCTGATTAGTGGGGGCCCTTTGAACAGCACATCTTCTTTATTGGTACTAAAACAGTCCATAATTTAGCTCTTGCATTCAATCAGAATAGGGGTCCACCTTAGCCTAACTTTCAAGTGTGTTACAGAACTGCTGCTAGAGTAGCCTCTGCagacaaatttttattttcaaaacactATA comes from Capsicum annuum cultivar UCD-10X-F1 chromosome 2, UCD10Xv1.1, whole genome shotgun sequence and encodes:
- the LOC107860368 gene encoding BTB/POZ domain-containing protein At3g50780 — protein: MSEIRVTKVEQGQTKIRNVPIAVTPEGFWCCPSPNVFQKSLKTQNTLNKPRTPLPTAQTPGQKKQTSVTEKRPASGAPKSGTVSDEKRGVSSDTPAVTASVPAERTPRSKTENVPKKVSIEFGEPGTSDLRVILLGKQGFTVKLNVHKNILVENSKFFANKISEQQPVFPCIEIDDCEDVEIYVETIGLMYCKELKQRLIKQSVSRVLRIIKVAEQLGFKSCMQSCLEYLEAVPWVGEEEEEKVVSSVRRLQSEGIGVIPVLKRVSSDISKPHKDTFSHILELVLKSNEERGRREMKSVVLKLLRENNCLPSSSDSVDSYNEIIYGSCRSCLDSMLILFKQAAEPEFSGNSIDSRDPVVKQMVLEADNLSWMLEILTDRQAADEFAVMWASQQELASLHTKLPIVSRHHLSCITSKLFVGIGKGELLPSKDTRNLLLQTWLQPLINDYSWLQHGCRSFDRKVVEEGIGRTILTLPLEEQQSILLSWLGSFLKSGDNCPNLQRAFEVWWRRTFVRPYAESGNSRPLNQVMTPKVTEH